Proteins encoded in a region of the Prunus persica cultivar Lovell chromosome G4, Prunus_persica_NCBIv2, whole genome shotgun sequence genome:
- the LOC18780402 gene encoding probable receptor-like protein kinase At1g30570, whose translation MGLLGRDIFGLLFLVIVFAFPRTGEAQSRSFLINCGTNSSITLSGRKWVGDLATNNNLTLSSSGIAASTSTSSDDSTYGPLYKTARVFTNGFNYTFQGIKGNYFVRLHFSPFSFDNYNVNESSFGVVANGLKLLSEFSVHGEISDKNAYLQSLGSNSSSSLIKEYILAINLDLLVIEFIPAKGSFGCINAIEIVPVVDTLFAGPVSKVGGNGANQNIIWQGIETMYRLNVGGSEINPSQDSDLWRTWEVDSSYMITANAGFEIKNSSNITYSSVNDSSVAPLLVYESARTMSNTEVLEKKFNMSWKFGVDPDFDYLIRLHFCELVYDMENQRIFRIYINNRTAADNFNVFVRAGGKNKGYHQDFFDVVSPKVDTLWIQLGPDTAAGAAGTDALLSGLEIFKLSRNGNLAYVEKYGRGVSSPRRRSSKTQLLWVGVGAGIASVAILATLLFCFCNRWRQKSSETKNNPAGWRPLFLNGSIVNSIANAKGAAGSQNPYGSVASIRVGKRFMLAEIRAATNNFDESLVIGLGGFGKVYKGEIDDGTLVAIKRANPQSQQGLAEFETEIETLSKLRHRHLVSLIGFCEEQNEMILVYEYMANGTLRSHLFGSDLPPLTWKLRVEACIGAARGLHYLHTGAERGIIHRDVKTTNILLDENFVAKMSDFGLSKTGPALDHTHVSTAVKGSFGYLDPEYFRRQQLTEKSDVYSFGVVLFEVVCARAVINPTLPKDQINLAEWAMKWQQQRALETILDPRLEGSYCPESLKKFGEIAEKCLADEGKSRPTLGQVLWHLEYVLQLHEAWMRTNAGDNSFTSSQAFGALVEGEAEEGEGPPSLDEETGCSRKSTTRGSNESTEDGAEMHGH comes from the coding sequence ATGGGTCTCCTCGGCAGGGATATATTTGGGCTGCTTTTTCTGGTGATAGTCTTTGCATTTCCAAGGACTGGAGAAGCTCAATCAAGATCCTTTCTGATAAACTGTGGCACAAATTCCAGTATCACTCTGAGTGGGAGGAAATGGGTTGGTGACTTAGCCACTAACAATAACCTCACTCTGAGTTCCTCAGGCATTGCTGCATCCACTTCTACCTCAAGTGATGATTCAACTTACGGGCCACTCTACAAAACAGCCAGAGTGTTCACCAATGGCTTCAACTACACATTTCAAGGTATTAAGGGGAACTATTTTGTCAGGCTCCATTTCTCTCCCTTCTCCTTTGATAATTACAATGTAAATGAGTCTTCATTTGGAGTTGTGGCAAATGGTCTAAAACTGTTGTCAGAATTCAGTGTTCATGGTGAGATATCAGACAAGAATGCATACTTGCAGAGTTTAGGAAGcaattcatcttcttcattgatTAAGGAGTACATTTTGGCCATCAACTTGGATTTACTTGTCATTGAGTTCATCCCAGCTAAGGGATCATTTGGATGTATAAATGCAATCGAAATTGTTCCGGTAGTAGATACACTCTTTGCAGGACCAGTTAGTAAAGTGGGTGGAAATGGTGCAAATCAAAACATAATTTGGCAAGGGATTGAAACTATGTATAGGTTGAACGTTGGGGGTTCTGAAATTAATCCCAGTCAGGATTCAGATCTTTGGAGAACATGGGAAGTGGATTCTAGCTACATGATCACAGCAAATGCCGGGTTCGAAATAAAAAACAGTTCCAATATTACGTATTCGTCTGTGAATGATTCCTCGGTAGCTCCTCTTCTTGTGTATGAAAGTGCAAGAACTATGTCCAACACTGAAGTCTTGGAGAAAAAGTTCAACATGTCGTGGAAATTTGGAGTGGATCctgattttgattatttaattCGACTGCATTTCTGTGAGCTAGTTTATGACATGGAAAACCAGAGGATTTTCAGAATCTACATTAACAATAGGACTGCAGCAGATAATTTCAATGTTTTTGTCCGGGCAGGGGGGAAGAATAAAGGGTATCATCAGGATTTTTTTGATGTGGTGTCTCCGAAAGTGGACACACTATGGATTCAATTGGGTCCTGACACTGCAGCTGGGGCTGCCGGAACTGATGCTCTCTTGAGCGGCTTGGAGATTTTCAAGCTCAGTAGAAATGGGAATCTTGCTTATGTGGAGAAGTATGGTAGAGGTGTATCTTCACCTCGAAGACGGAGTTCAAAAACTCAACTTCTTTGGGTGGGAGTTGGAGCAGGTATAGCTTCTGTTGCCATTCTTGCTACTCTCCTTTTCTGTTTCTGCAATAGATGGAGACAAAAATCAAGTGAAACCAAAAACAATCCTGCTGGGTGGAGGCCATTGTTCCTTAATGGCTCCATTGTAAACAGCATTGCCAATGCCAAGGGAGCAGCCGGAAGTCAGAATCCATATGGTTCTGTGGCCTCTATTAGAGTTGGCAAGCGGTTCATGTTAGCAGAGATTCGTGCAGCAACCAATAATTTTGATGAAAGTTTAGTGATTGGACTAGGAGGCTTTGGTAAGGTATACAAAGGGGAGATTGATGATGGCACTCTCGTAGCAATCAAGCGAGCCAACCCCCAATCTCAGCAAGGCCTGGCTGAGTTTGAGACAGAGATTGAGACGCTTTCAAAGCTCAGGCATAGGCATTTGGTCTCTTTGATTGGATTCTGTGAAGAACAAAATGAGATGATTTTGGTTTACGAGTACATGGCAAATGGGACTCTTAGAAGCCATCTTTTTGGGAGTGATCTCCCACCGCTGACTTGGAAGCTACGAGTAGAAGCATGCATTGGGGCAGCGCGAGGACTCCATTACCTTCACACTGGAGCAGAGAGGGGGATCATCCACAGGGATGTTAAGACAACCAACATACTGCTAGATGAAAACTTTGTAGCAAAAATGTCTGACTTTGGGTTGTCTAAAACTGGTCCTGCTTTGGACCATACCCATGTCAGCACTGCAGTTAAAGGAAGCTTTGGATATCTTGACCCCGAATATTTTCGACGACAGCAGTTGACAGAGAAATCCGATGTCTACTCTTTTGGGGTAGTGCTGTTTGAAGTTGTTTGTGCTCGGGCTGTTATAAACCCAACCTTGCCAAAAGATCAGATCAACCTTGCAGAATGGGCAATGAAATGGCAACAACAGAGGGCACTTGAAACCATCCTTGACCCTCGTCTTGAAGGAAGCTATTGTCCGGAGTCATTGAAGAAGTTTGGGGAGATAGCAGAAAAATGTCTTGCCGATGAAGGGAAAAGCCGGCCAACATTGGGGCAAGTTTTGTGGCACTTGGAGTATGTCTTGCAGCTCCATGAAGCTTGGATGCGTACCAATGCTGGAGACAATTCTTTTACAAGTAGTCAGGCTTTTGGGGCTTTAGTTGAGGGAGAAGCAGAAGAGGGAGAAGGACCTCCGAGTTTAGATGAAGAGACTGGTTGCAGCAGAAAGTCTACTACAAGAGGATCAAATGAATCTACAGAAGATGGAGCTGAGATGCATGGCCATTGA
- the LOC18779126 gene encoding WPP domain-associated protein — protein sequence MESLEVMSNGVQSCNGGLMQFSNDVKENDNRDVDLLEDFDSYWQDINDRLTISRMVSDSVIKGMVNAVTQEAAEKIADKELQVTKLKEMLRVYHVGVDENELLGSLAVHQESNRFVKEGNKDKIHPSFLEAVLEHDRIEESLSSLRGATKEQFKKLKREIDSIRGRSSVKRIGSSSQLSGLSDILQDKVSDRWIDVDRTLNCLKSTIETSYQQVEQMVRLSKASVCEWQQEQEFKAEIEALVMTNCIWSLEENFLDRFYGDKNVNGHGRMKEISSLRQELDTISKSLSVSDIGQLSSHGSLEVDEESSNFKKGDHPHRKLLNNLNSSSPSPSPSSSSLSTSTSSSSYLWEENGKHDENGKDDESEINMQESLDPTRVMHMSRDELINYYNNEMTKLKRNHESKVQDMIEHRFSRMRELLKERGSSLSSKKNKEFDMLRRRISEVIFKLDDILVENEQIATFGINEESLSGLKDRLESLLSENHQLRDLLTDKKREVKFLSQQVSEAAEKMSEHSLAEAKLLKTTANLKAAIEDAHIEALIREDAFSFILRGIMDQIKCMAEESQVEYNLLQEIYKSTFKEAAHNGEPTSQCEIEDLNVESIITQELYVVVFRETVNDAEQKLNNLNMKYTNENQLRVLLEMENLDKRKKLEVEVANKEKLKQEVIFLAEEKEQLAQDAAAALEKEKERYELAAQELENLRGETFQQQKLISESIEESNAARRNLVLALEQIEIHKAEICKLDQKLELAMKELGKLYEERRMLLDVNQEKHNAVSLFEAKERELKEQLKSIAVYSHGLLKAVTDFECRVTQDISGKCSRLKRLSSQSHSLKEKANVLVRRGSLYKQRFERKCSDLEKAEAEVDLLGDEVETLLSLVEKIYIALDHYSPILQHYPGITEVLKLVRRELRGETKTV from the exons ATGGAGAGTTTAGAAGTCATGAGTAATGGCGTTCAATCATGCAACGGAGGGTTGATGCAATTTAGCAATGATGTGAAAGAAAATGATAATCGGGATGTTGACCTACTTGAGGATTTTGATTCTTATTGGCAAGATATCAATGACCGGTTGACCATATCGAGGATGGTGAGTGACTCGGTCATCAAGGGTATGGTGAATGCGGTAACACAAGAGGCAGCAGAGAAAATTGCTGATAAAGAACTACAGGTGACTAAATTGAAAGAAATGTTACGTGTTTACCATGTGGGTGTTGATGAAAATGAATTGTTGGGGTCTTTAGCAGTGCACCAAGAGTCAAACAGATTTGTCAAAGAAGGTAACAAAGACAAGATACATCCTAGCTTTCTTGAAGCTGTTTTAGAGCATGATAGAATAGAAGAATCTTTGAGCAGCTTAAGAGGAGCAACTAAAGAGCAGTTCAAGAAGCTGAAGAGAGAAATTGATAGCATAAGAGGGCGTAGCTCAGTTAAGAGAATTGGCTCTAGTTCTCAGTTGTCGGGTCTGAGTGACATACTGCAAGATAAAGTATCAGACAGATGGATTGATGTGGATAGGACGCTCAATTGTCTAAAGAGTACAATAGAAACTAGCTATCAACAGGTGGAACAAATGGTTCGCTTGTCAAAGGCATCAGTATGTGAGTGGCAACAGGAGCAGGAGTTTAAAGCAGAAATTGAAGCACTTGTGATGACGAATTGTATTTGGAGTCTTGAAGAAAATTTTTTGGACCGGTTTTATGGTGATAAAAATGTGAACGGGCATGGAAGGATGAAAGAGATATCAAGCTTACGTCAGGAATTAGACACCATTTCTAAATCGCTCTCTGTTTCTGACATTGGGCAGCTATCTTCTCATGGATCCttggaagttgatgaagaAAGTAGTAATTTTAAGAAGGGAGACCATCCCCACCGCAAGCTTTTAAACAATCTTAACTCATcatctccatctccatctccatcatcatcatcattgtcaacatcaacatcatcatcatcttatCTTTGGGAAGAAAATGGCAAGCATGATGAAAATGGGAAGGATGATGAATCAGAAATAAATATGCAAGAAAGTTTGGATCCTACCCGGGTTATGCATATGTCAAGAGATGAATtgataaattattataataatgagATGACTAAGTTGAAGCGAAATCATGAATCTAAAGTGCAAGATATGATTGAACACCGATTCAGCCGCATGCGGGAATTGTTGAAAGAAAGGGGATCTTCTTTGTCATCAAAGAAGAATAAGGAGTTTGACATGTTGAGGAGGAGAATATCTGaggttatttttaaattagatGACATTCTTGTCGAAAATGAGCAAATAGCTACATTTGGTATCAATGAAGAAAGTCTTAGCGGTTTGAAAGACAGACTGGAATCACTCCTTTCAGAAAATCACCAGCTCAGAGATTTGCTTACAGATAAGAAGAGAGAAGTTAAGTTCCTTTCACAACAAGTTTCTGAAGCTGCAGAGAAAATGTCAGAGCACTCTCTGGCTGAGGCAAAGTTGTTAAAAACAACCGCAAATCTTAAGGCAGCTATAGAAGATGCACATATCGAAGCTTTAATTCGTGAAgatgcattttcttttattctcaGGGGAATAATGGATCAAATTAAATGCATGGCTGAAGAGTCACAAGTGGAGTATAATCTTCTGCAAGAAATTTACAAAAGTACATTTAAAGAAGCTGCACACAATGGTGAACCTACTAGCCAATGtgaaattgaagatttgaATGTGGAGTCCATCATCACACAAGAACTATATGTAGTTGTATTCAGAGAAACCGTGAATGATGCCGAGCAGAAACTCAATAACCTGAACATGAAATATACCAATGAAAATCAACTTCGGGTTTTGCTTGAGATGGAAAATctagacaaaagaaaaaaattagaagttgAGGttgcaaacaaagaaaagttaaAGCAAGAAGTAATCTTTCTGGCAGAAGAAAAGGAGCAGTTGGCACAGGACGCAGCAGCTGCcttggaaaaggaaaaggagcgATATGAATTAGCTGCTCAAGAGCTTGAAAATTTAAGGGGTGAGACATTTCAGCAACAgaaattgatttcagaaagTATTGAAGAGTCAAATGCTGCACGTCGTAATTTGGTTTTGGCATTGGAGCAAATTGAAATACATAAGGCAGAGATATGCAAGTTAGATCAGAAGCTTGAACTAGCAATGAAAGAGTTGGGGAAACTTTATGAGGAGAGAAGGATGCTTCTTGATGTCAACCAAGAGAAGCACAATGCTGTATCTTTGTTTgaagcaaaagaaagggagctCAAGGAGCAATTGAAATCAATAGCTGTCTATAGCCATGGATTATTGAAAGCGGTTACTGATTTTGAATGTAGAGTAACACAAGATATTTCAGGGAAATGTTCAAG GTTGAAGCGTTTGAGTTCTCAATCGCATTCACTTAAAGAAAAAGCTAATGTACTTGTAAGAAGAGGGTCGCTATACAAGCAGAGATTTGAAAGGAAATGTTCTGATCTCGAAAAAGCTGAAGCCGAG GTTGATCTTTTGGGGGATGAGGTGGAGACACTATTGAGCCTTgttgaaaaaatatacattGCCCTTGATCATTATTCACCGATATTGCAGCATTATCCTGGA